In Pochonia chlamydosporia 170 chromosome Unknown PCv3seq00008, whole genome shotgun sequence, the following proteins share a genomic window:
- a CDS encoding GAT domain-containing protein — translation MKSMKSLSMNKMLGSIKKKAGGSSNIPPASAATPAENPEVTAHNSVKAFCESGGNSKSDEVLFLPPIVDAAESSPAAAAECARVIRKFLSKDYSSRPSWQYNAIMLVRILTDNPGETFTRNLDDKFVDTIRALLKSVKDLSVWQILMETLDDFEFTKMHDQNLAPLVLMWKKEKEAAMKKHGNRRPPVPPRPSMLGSQQLNRHSQNYFAKAHHNNRLPDPVELTSRLEEARTSAKLLEQVVMNTPPSEMLQNELIKEFADRCLSASRSLQGYMVSENPAPDNETMESLIDTNEQLQTALNQHKRAVLNARKQLGLGTHSNEDSPAIQSENSDNDGQARNSSGDAGQMSGGVTMDAMSTGKGKGTHSYHLTPRNGEAAASSSRQSLKDEPIQDPFADPHPAEAGAASGAGTSSHFLDTWHPGFGGPLSSNSVDLNGAGGSKSQQSGVAKAQDRKHDDVSDDDDIYEATPKGKGPLSKD, via the exons ATGAAGTCTATGAAGAGTCTCAGCATGAACAAGATGCTGGGGAGCATCAAGAAAAAGGCTGGTG GCAGCTCAAACATTCccccagcatcagcagcaaccCCAGCTGAGAACCCCGAGGTGACGGCTCACAATAGCGTC AAAGCATTTTGTGAGTCGGGCGGAAATTCCAAG AGCGATGAAGTCCTCTTTCTTCCTCCCATCGTCGATGCTGCAGAGTCGTCTCCAGCTGCCGCTGCTGAATGCGCCCGTGTTATTCGCAAATTCTTGAGCAAGGACTACTCCTCAAGACCATCATGGCAGTACAATGCGATTATGCTTGTCCGCATCCTAACCGACAACCCCGGTGAGACGTTCACGAGGAATTTGGACGACAAATTTGTCGACACCATTCGAGCCCTGCTTAAGTCTGTCAAGGATCTTAGCGTGTGGCAAATATTGATGGAAACATTGGATGACTTTGAATTCACCAAAATGCATGACCAAAACCTGGCCCCCTTGGTTCTCATGtggaagaaagagaaagaggcCGCGATGAAGAAACATGGA AATCGACGACCGCCTGTTCCACCCCGACCATCTATGCTGGGCTCCCAGCAACTGAACCGGCACTCCCAGAATTACTTCGCCAAGGCCCATCATAACAATCGCCTCCCTGATCCCGTTGAACTTACGTCAAGGCTTGAGGAGGCGCGGACTTCGGCCAAGCTTCTGGAGCAGGTCGTGATGAATACGCCCCCCAGCGAGATGCTGCAAAACGAGCTGATTAAAGAGTTTGCCGATCGCTGTTTGAGCGCATCCAGAAGCTTGCAAGGCTACATGGTTTCCGAAAACCCGGCACCGGACAACGAAACAATGGAGAGTCTCATCGATACCAACGAGCAGTTACAAACCGCCCTCAACCAGCACAAGCGCGCTGTTTTGAATGCCAGGAAACAGCTTGGTCTCGGCACCCATTCCAACGAGGACTCTCCTGCCATCCAGTCAGAAAACTCAGACAATGATGGCCAAGCACGCAACAGCAGTGGTGATGCTGGgcagatgtctggtggcgtAACAATGGATGCGATGAGCACGGGAAAAGGGAAGGGAACACACTCATACCACCTGACTCCTAGGAACGGAGAGGCAGCTGCATCTAGCTCACGCCAATCGCTCAAGGACGAGCCGATCCAAGATCCTTTCGCTGATCCACACCCTGCGGAAGCAGGGGCTGCAAGTGGCGCTGGCACATCGTCACATTTCCTTGACACTTGGCATCCAGGTTTTGGAGGACCACTGTCCAGCAATAGTGTCGACCTGAATGGTGCCGGTGGTTCCAAATCCCAGCAGAGCGGAGTGGCCAAAGCGCAAGATAGGAAGCACGACGACGTttccgacgacgacgacatctATGAAGCGACTCCAAAGGGTAAAGGGCCTCTGAGCAAGGACTGA
- a CDS encoding PABP-dependent poly(A) nuclease 3 (similar to Pyrenophora tritici-repentis Pt-1C-BFP XP_001940677.1), translating to MAASRFAASDLRRPAGSSPKPKGRAENKDTLCRNVLIYGHCRYEDQGCTFSHDQNKNSSNQADMSRRALNVESPSFTPANLQSVSKKPTFSTQAANAPTFTPRGLGASPALSATPADPEAAIFNPAAIREFTPSFELNSQGVSNGSNQDGSVNYDAFAMASVGQSLPGVQFNPYVDEQGGMPGAAGGFYQPTAAYNAPLQPLQHHLYAPVGPYREDLMPYHRLTHDFFLPDKIREDLQKKAEASLQVMPNSQLPQMENYHSLVPLDTNHRNNANIFSYPSWIYKATASKTGNLYCLRRLEGFRLTNEHAIRSVKEWRKIDNANVVTIHDAFTARAFGDSSLIFVQDYHPLAKTLAEVHLAQLVSPAPAPGGRFPAKSPISEAVLWGYISQIANALKSIHSINLAARCIDVTKIILTDKNRIRLNACSILDVVQFEMRRPMQELQQDDFMQFGRTILSLATSTPPAQLANVNASIEQMARSYSVELRDTVIWLLTPAQPPSQKTIEEFIRGIAGHIVTTLDQAQHHADDLNSELFRELENGRIARLLLKLGAINERQEFDGDRTWSENGERYMLKLFRDYVFHQVDSNGNPVLDMGHMLRCLNKLDAGTEERICLTSRDEQTSFIVSYKELRKQLGNAFGELQKTSKQGRGF from the exons ATGGCGGCGTCGCGATTCGCAGCCTCCGATCTTAGGCGCCCAGCTGGTTCGTCGCCGAAACCAAAGGGACGCG CGGAGAACAAGGACACGCTCTGTCGAAACGTCTTAATTTATGGACACTGCCGATACGAAGACCAAGGTTGCACCTTTTCCCACGACCAAAACAAGAATAGCTCAAACCAAGCAGACAT GTCTCGAAGAGCCCTGAATGTCGAGTCTCCTTCATTTACTCCCGCAAACCTGCAATCTGTCAGCAAAAAACCAACATTTTCTACACAAGCCGCCAATGCGCCGACATTCACTCCGAGGGGGCTAGGCG CATCGCCAGCTCTCTCAGCAACTCCTGCTGATCCAGAAGCTGCCATATTTAACCCAGCCGCCATTCGCGAATTCACTCCCAGTTTTGAGTTGAATTCACAG GGTGTGTCGAATGGATCGAATCAAGATGGCTCCGTGAACTATGATGCGTTTGCAATGGCGTCAGTTGGTCAAAGCCTCCCCGGCGTACAGTTCAATCCCTACGTGGATGAACAAGGAGGCATGCCTGGCGCCGCTGGAGGATTTTATCAACCAACTGCCGCGTATAATGCCCCTCTCCAGCCCCTGCAGCATCACCTGTATGCGCCGGTTGGACCCTACAGAGAGGACCTGATGCCCTATCATAGATTGACACACGACTTTTTCCTGCCCGACAAAATACGGGAAGACCTTCAAAAGAAGGCAGAGGCCTCACTCCAGGTCATGCCTAACTCACAACTGCCTCAGATGGAAAACTACCACTCGCTGGTACCCCTCGACACCAACCACCGAAATAACGCTAATATCTTCTCCTACCCCAGCTGGATTTACAAGGCGACAGCTTCCAAGACAGGCAATCTTTATTGTCTGCGGCGGTTGGAGGGATTCAGGCTCACAAACGAACACGCCATCCGATCCGTCAAGGAATGGAGAAAGATTGACAATGCAAACGTTGTGACGATACACGATGCATTTACAGCCCGTGCCTTTGGGGACAGCTCTCTCATATTTGTCCAAGATTATCACCCCTTGGCCAAAACCCTTGCTGAAGTTCACCTTGCTCAACTTGTTTCCCCAGCCCCGGCACCTGGAGGCCGCTTTCCAGCAAAATCCCCAATTTCGGAAGCTGTCTTATGGGGCTACATCTCCCAAATCGCAAACGCCTTGAAATCCATTCATTCCATTAACCTAGCTGCCCGGTGTATCGACGTCACCAAGATCATACTTACTGATAAAAATCGCATACGCCTAAACGCCTGCTCTATTCTCGATGTGGTCCAATTTGAAATGCGCCGCCCCATGCAGGAACTCCAACAAGACGACTTCATGCAATTTGGCCGCACCATCCTCTCTCTAGCAACCAGCACACCTCCTGCCCAActcgccaatgtcaatgccTCCATTGAACAAATGGCCCGctcgtactccgtagagcTTCGCGACACAGTCATATGGCTCCTCACGCCTGCGCAGCCACCTTCTCAAAAGACGATTGAAGAATTTATTCGCGGTATTGCAGGCCACATCGTCACCACCCTCGACCAAGCCCAACACCACGCCGACGACCTTAATTCTGAATTGTTCCGCGAACTAGAAAACGGCCGCATCGCTCGGCTCCTCCTCAAGCTAGGCGCCATCAATGAACGCCAGGAATTTGATGGAGACCGGACGTGGTCTGAAAACGGAGAGCGGTATATGCTCAAACTGTTCAGGGACTACGTCTTCCACCAAGTTGATAGTAACGGGAATCCCGTCCTTGACATGGGTCACATGCTTCGTTGCCTGAACAAATTAGATGCAGGCACCGAGGAGAGAATCTGTCTTACCAGCCGTGATGAACAGACTAGCTTCATTGTCAGCTATAAGGAGCTGAGGAAGCAGCTGGGAAATGCGTTTGGCGAGCTTCAAAAGACTAGTAAGCAGGGCAGGGGGTTCTAG
- a CDS encoding C6 finger domain-containing protein (similar to Metarhizium acridum CQMa 102 XP_007814291.1): MAHVPDLEFHKRHRDAEEAGGQQGGHLAQKTSVGSAATSLSGGPYINYVPRANAERLNLIQGDAETFSDIIGLIGDYEGVLDRHESLASNLGARLTGPRLLKGIEKFFDGPIKMSSSQPFSTRISWLDVVSFAKSNPGEFVLTALPGGSRCCQFSYKGVHVEITEDDWRLISSGALDRFPLEHPFEEDEVAELATLDILEQRTSILYKKADEVAARARILHHRLGLRKHDLSRRRSQDSGSSRYQPPNPSARQNNFSPSYDLHADLLQQFSSAPSSLAQSRSTSGAGLSVSSLGPLSPSVNSPHHHQHRLSTQPLRSPGGTPQDTQMFNAAESRGEILRSLINLSTDRLSKGDVINPPCDRCRRLRLPCIKHLTACQGCTKKHAKCSWKSVTDDEAARVKYDLGMETETMADSDNDPQGPKDARYSRPPLESRTSLLSSESTSRPGSRADTDMGVPTVHSPDSVSAARQELPPDSRTLHLPSGLGGMSLIREHMQPRHFGSTLGEMDSPRRGHESSNPPSR; encoded by the exons ATGGCACATGTACCAGACCTTGAATTCCACAAACGACATCGAGacgctgaagaagctggtggtCAACAAGGCGGTCATCTCGCCCAAAAGACGTCTGTTGGATCAGCTGCAACCAGCCTTTCAG GTGGACCATATATTAACTATGTCCCGCGTGCAAACGCTGAGCGTCTTAACCTTATTCAAGGTGACGCTGAAACGTTTTCTGATATCATTGGGTTGATCGGCGACTATGAAG GTGTTTTAGATCGACACGAGAGCCTGGCATCCAATTTGGGAGCAAGGTTGACCGGACCCCGACTGCTAAAGGGTATTGAAAAGTTCTTCGACGGGCCTATTAAAATGAGCTCGTCCCAGCCGTTCTCTACGCGCATAAGCTGGCTCGATGTTGTTTCGTTTGCAAAGAGTAACCCTGGCGAATTTGTCCTCACGGCGTTGCCTGGCGGCAGTCGTTGCTGTCAATTTTCCTACAAAGGTGTCCATGTCGAAATTACCGAGGACGATTGGAGGCTTATATCGTCTGGAGCCCTAGACCGCTTCCCACTTGAGCATCCGTTCGAAGAGGACGAAGTTGCAGAATTGGCGACCCTGGATATTTTGGAGCAGCGAACGTCGATACTTTATAAGAAGGCTGACGAAGTGGCCGCCCGAGCCCGAATTCTCCATCACAGACTTGGCCTTAGAAAACATGACTTGTCTCGGAGGCGCAGTCAAGACAGTGGAAGCTCGAGATATCAACCGCCCAATCCTTCCGCGCGGCAGAACAATTTCAGTCCGTCCTATGACTTGCATGCAGACCTTCTTCAGCAATTTTCCTCAGCTCCATCGTCCCTTGCGCAGTCAAGGTCAacttctggagctggtttGTCTGTCAGCAGTCTTGGCCCTCTGTCGCCGTCGGTCAATTCGCcgcaccatcaccaacaccgCCTCTCGACGCAACCTCTACGATCCCCGGGCGGCACTCCACAGGATACTCAAATGTTTAATGCTGCGGAAAGTCGTGGGGAAATTCTGCGGTCTCTCATTAATTTAAGCACCGACAGACTGTCAAAGGGTGACGTGATAAACCCACCATGTGACCGTTGCCGTCGTCTGCGATTACCGTGTATCAAGCACCTGACAGCCTGTCAGGGATGTACCAAGAAACATGCAAAGTGCAGTTGGAAATCGGTTACGGATGACGAGGCGGCCAGAGTCAAATACGACTTGGGTATGGAGACGGAAACAATGGCTGACAGCGACAATGATCCTCAAGGCCCAAAGGATGCTCGCTATTCGCGACCGCCGCTGGAATCCCGAACAAGCCTGCTCAGCTCCGAGAGCACTTCTAGACCAGGAAGCCGGGCAGACACAGATATGGGAGTGCCGACAGTTCACAGCCCAGACTCCGTCTCAGCAGCACGACAGGAGCTGCCGCCTGATTCACGGACTCTACACTTGCCATCAGGGTTAGGAGGAATGTCATTGATAAGGGAACATATGCAGCCGAGGCATTTTGGGTCTACTCTTGGTGAGATGGATTCACCACGGCGTGGGCACGAATCATCAAACCCTCCGTCGAGATGA
- a CDS encoding U6 snRNA-associated protein LSm7 (similar to Metarhizium acridum CQMa 102 XP_007814290.1) — protein MADRPAHRGGRGGGGSRGGRGGGRGGRDGGRDGGDKGEKPKKENILDLAKYMDKEITVKFNGGREVTGTLKGYDALMNLVLDDVKETVRDEEGNESTRPLGLVVARGTLLVVITPVDGSEEIANPFAAAEE, from the exons ATGGCCGATAGACCCGCACACCgaggtggaagaggaggaggaggttcTCGTGGTGGACGAGGCGGCGGCCGTGGTGGCAGGGACGGTGGTCGCGATGGCGGCGACAAGGGCGAGAAGCCGAAGAAGGAGAACATcctcgacttggccaagtacatggacaaggagatCaccgtcaagttcaatggcGGACGAGAAGTCACGGGTACGCTAAAGGGGTACGATGCGCTCATGAACCTGGTGCTGGACGATGTGAAGGAGACTGTTCGAG ACGAGGAAGGAAACGAGTCCACTCGGCCGCTGGGCCTGGTTGTCGCGCGTGGCACtcttctcgtcgtcatcactCCCGTTGATGGCAGCGAAGAAATCGCCAACCCTTTTGCGGCTGCAGAGGAGTAG
- a CDS encoding UBX domain-containing protein (similar to Verticillium alfalfae VaMs.102 XP_003007769.1) produces the protein MADSSDDVGQLSTTQQEALQQYIQVTNQEPKEAIPLLQRSQWNVQIAIAKFFDGEGPDPVAEAMAAQEVPRMTARHENLQESLLAEGFSPRTERRQQTDLAPRIVPQQPVTRRSPWLLGLLLAPFGWGWRAASTLFRTFWYILSFLPASIRPRAVTSRMSSGFKDTSGRRMLMPRDTAARFKREFDEEYGQNELPFFEGGLAQAHDLAKKELKFLLVILLSPEHDDTAPFIRDTLLSQDVIDYIKDPTNNIILWGGNVLDSEAYQVATEYTCTKFPFTALVCLTPKEGSTRMGIVKRLVGPMPASTYLSELQNSVEKYGSDLDGVRAERTAQEVSRNLRNEQDSAYERSLAIDRERARQRKEAAAAAEAAESLAREKAQEAALLERKRNQWKTWRTAKLLPEPAADDKNVVRVALKMPEGSGAGRIVRRFAQDAPVEELYAFVECYDRLQGGADDSTEEAASDVEAPEAYEHKYLFRIASTLPRVVYEASTTATLGERIGKSGNLIVEEVSGDDDDDDNDHQDDAQ, from the exons ATGGCCGACTCCAGCGATGACGTGGGACAGCTGTCCACTACACAACAGGAGGCTCTCCAGCAATACATTCAGGTCACGAACCAAGAGCCTAAGGAGGCCATTCCATTGTTGCAACGATCACAATGGAACGTTCAG atcgccattgccaaattctTCGACGGCGAGGGGCCCGACCCAGTAGCCGAAGCCATGGCCGCACAAGAGGTTCCCCGAATGACAGCCAGACACGAAAACCTGCAAGAAAGCCTTCTTGCCGAAGGTTTCTCCCCACGAACGGAACGAAGACAGCAAACGGACTTGGCACCGAGGATCGTGCCGCAACAGCCCGTAACCCGTCGCTCACCGTGGCTCTTGGGACTTCTTCTCGCCCCGTTTGGCTGGGGATGGCGCGCAGCTTCAACCTTATTCAGGACATTTTGGTACATCCTATCCTTCCTGCCGGCGTCAATTCGACCACGTGCGGTTACGAGTCGCATGTCATCCGGATTCAAAGACACCAGCGGTCGTCGAATGTTGATGCCCCGCGATACGGCTGCCCGATTTAAGCGCGAATTCGACGAAGAGTACGGACAGAACGAACTTCCCTTCTTTGAGGGCGGACTGGCCCAGGCACATgatctggccaagaaggagcTGAAGTTCTTGCTCGTGATTCTGTTATCCCCAGAGCACGATGACACGGCACCATTTATTAGAGACACACTGCTTTCACAAGACGTAATAGATTACATCAAGGACCCCACAAACAACATCATTCTTTGGGGTGGCAATGTCCTGGACTCGGAAGCATACCAAGTAGCCACCGAATACACATGCACAAAATTCCCCTTCACAGCACTAGTCTGCCTCACACCGAAGGAGGGCAGCACCCGCATGGGCATTGTTAAGCGCCTCGTTGGACCCATGCCAGCAAGCACATACCTCTCGGAACTACAAAACTCGGTTGAGAAGTACGGCTCCGACCTCGACGGCGTGCGGGCGGAACGAACCGCACAAGAAGTATCAAGGAACCTCCGCAACGAGCAGGATTCGGCGTATGAACGATCTCTCGCCATTGACAGAGAACGGGCCCGCCAACGGAAAgaggcagctgcagctgcagaagcCGCCGAATCGTTGGCCCGGGAAAAGGCCCAAGAGGCGGCATTACTCGAGAGGAAGCGCAACCAATGGAAGACATGGCGCACAGCCAAGCTGCTCCCcgaaccagcagcagacgaTAAGAATGTGGTACGCGTCGCGCTCAAAATGCCCGAGGGCTCGGGGGCCGGCCGCATTGTCAGGAGGTTCGCGCAGGATGCGCCGGTGGAGGAGCTCTATGCCTTTGTGGAATGCTACGATAGGTTACAAGGCGGAGCTGACGACAGCACCGAAGAGGCAGCCTCTGATGTGGAGGCGCCCGAGGCGTATGAGCACAAGTATTTGTTCAGAATAGCCTCGACGCTGCCGCGCGTGGTGTATGAAGCTAGCACTACAGCCACGCTGGGGGAAAGGATTGGCAAATCCGGCAATTTGATAGTCGAGGAGGTGTcgggtgatgatgacgacgacgacaacgaccACCAAGATGATGCTCAATGA
- a CDS encoding mitochondrial carrier protein RIM2 (similar to Verticillium alfalfae VaMs.102 XP_003007765.1), whose protein sequence is MAQRQPAAFAVGRDDRKPFQHSHIPAEHAALIQSRETGDVIPDDAPVGKVKALPFAKSWVHMMAGGVGGMTAATITAPLDVLKTRLQSDIYQAQLRAARMAKGQALTGLNPARAALYHLTDTLEILGTVYRTEGSRALFKGLGPNLVGIVPARSINFYVYGNGKRLISEHWNRGEEAPWVHLVAGVAAGVATSTATNPVWMVKTRLQLDKNVSERSGGVMLRQYRNSFDCVRQIIRDEGIRGLYKGMSASYLGVAESTLQWMLYEQMKASLARREERIQLSGREKTWWDNAVDWTGKAGAAGGAKLIAAILAYPHEVARTRLRQAPLDNGLPKYTGLVQCFKLVWKEEGMIGLYGGLTPHLMRTVPSAAIMFGMYEGILRLFNTPA, encoded by the exons ATGGCACAACGACAGCCTGCCGCATTCGCGGTAGGCCGAGACGACCGAAAACCTTTCCAACATTCGCACATACCCGCCGAACATGCGGCGCTCATCCAATCGAGAGAAACGGGGGATGTGATTCCCGACGATGCCCCGGTAGGCAAAGTCAAGGCGTTACCGTTTGCCAAGTCGTGGGTGCACATGATGGCTGGAGG TGTTGGTGGAATGACAGCTGCGACGATAACTGCACCGCTCGACGTGCTCAAGACGAGATTACAATCCGACATTTACCAGGCGCAACTACGGGCTGCGAGAATGGCAAAGGGACAAGCCTTGACGGGACTGAACCCGGCCAGAGCAGCCTTGTATCATTTAACCGATACTCTGGAGATTTTAGGCACGGTTTATCGAACTGAAGGCTCGCGCGCCCTATTCAAGGGCCTCGGCCCTAATCTGGTGGGCATTGTACCTGCCAGGAGTATAAACTTTTACGTCTACGGTAACGGCAAGCGACTCATATCCGAGCATTGGAATCGCGGCGAAGAAGCGCCCTGGGTACATCTCGTGGCTGGAGTGGCGGCCGGAGTAGCGACATCGACGGCGACGAACCCTGTTTGGATGGTCAAGACTCGACTCCAGCTTGACAAGAACGTTTCAGAGCGAAGCGGTGGAGTTATGTTGCGGCAATACCGAAACAGCTTTGACTGCGTGCGACAGATTATTCGTGACGAGGGCATCCGCGGCCTGTACAAGGGAATGAGCGCAAGCTATTTGGGTGTGGCGGAGTCAACACTCCAATGGATGCTGTACGAGCAGATGAAGGCGTCGCTGGCGAGAAGAGAGGAGCGCATCCAGCTCAGCGGGAGGGAAAAGACTTGGTGGGATAATGCggtggactggactggaaaagctggtgctgctggtggcgcCAAGCTGATTGCTGCGATTTTGGCATATCCCCACGAG GTTGCCCGAACTCGACTTCGACAGGCACCGTTGGATAATGGCCTTCCAAAGTACACGGGGTTGGTCCAGTGCTTCAAACTGGTATGGAAAGAAGAGGGCATGATTGGTCTATACGGCGGCTTGACACCTCACTTGATGCGAACTGTGCCCAGCGCGGCCATCATGTTTGGCATGTACGAGGGCATTCTCCGTCTTTTCAATACTCCTGCATAG
- a CDS encoding oxalate/formate antiporter (similar to Metarhizium acridum CQMa 102 XP_007814293.1), translated as MEPIDVEVQDPTESYPEGGREAWLTIFGCWCGMLAPMGWLNTLAVLQARVSQNELKHLPESTTGWIFSTYAFLMFSCGVQVGPIFDAYNVKLLIIPGSIGMVLMSMLLSECKEFYQFFLTFSILGGLSSSLLFNPCIATTGQWFCKRRALATGIICTAGGIGGIIFPLIILYGEPNMGFAWSVRTIGFICASSSLIACLLVKKRLPHNKIAGAQMDFAALLDLKYALTTLAIFLAEFAVFIPYTYISSYALHVGFETQMAFLMNTLLNVGAIPGRALPGFVADRFGAFNILGVTTLVCALLIFALWYTAASSQAAVISFTVLFGFWSGATIALTPVTVSRVCKIEDYGKRSGTTYLIASIGVLVGAPIAGAMIKANGGSYWGIIIFSGAMYAAATAALYWARGVAAGWGPKVIF; from the exons ATGGAACCAATAG ACGTCGAAGTCCAAGACCCCACGGAATCGTACCCCGAGGGCGGCCGCGAGGCATGGCTCACCATCTTtggctgctggtgcggcATGCTCGCCCCGATGGGCTGGTTAAACACTCTTGCTGTTTTGCAGGCTCGCGTTTCGCAGAACGAGTTGAAGCATTTACCTGAATCGACGACGGGTTGGATCTTTAGCACGTATGCGTTTCTGATGTTTTCGTGTGGCGTGCAAGTTG GACCGATATTTGACGCTTACAATGTAAAACTGCTCATCATCCCAGGCAGTATAGGCATGGTCCTCATGTCCATGCTTCTCAGCGAATGCAAAG AATTCTACCAATTCTTCCTAACATTCTCCATCCTTGGCGgcctctcctcctccctcctcttcaaccCCTGCATCGCCACCACCGGCCAATGGTTCTGCAAGCGCCGCGCCCTCGCCACCGGAATCATCTGCACGGCCGGCGGCATcggcggcatcatcttccCGCTCATCATCCTCTACGGCGAACCCAACATGGGCTTCGCATGGTCCGTCCGCACCATCGGCTTCATCTGcgcatcctcctccctcaTCGCGtgcctcctcgtcaagaaGCGCCTCCCGCACAACAAGATCGCCGGCGCGCAGATGGACTTCGCGGCCCTCCTCGACCTCAAGTACGCGCTCACCACGCtggccatcttcctcgccgagTTTGCCGTCTTCATCCCCTACACGTACATCTCGTCGTACGCCCTGCACGTGGGCTTCGAGACGCAGATGGCCTTTCTGATGAACACGCTGCTCAACGTGGGTGCCATCCCGGGACGGGCGCTGCCGGGATTCGTGGCGGATCGGTTCGGCGCCTTCAACATTCTGGGCGTGACGACGCTGGTGTGCGCGCTGCTGATCTTTGCGCTGTGGTATACCGCGGCGAGTAGTCAGGCGGCCGTGATTTCGTTTACCGTGCTGTTTGGGTTCTGGTCGGGGGCGACGATTGCGCTGACGCCTGTGACGGTGAGTAGGGTGTGCAAGATTGAGGATTATGGCAAGAGGAGCGGCACGACGTACCTGATTGCGAGTATTGGTGTTTTGGTCGGCGCTCCTATTGCTGGCGCCATGATCAAAGCGAATGGGGGTTCGTACTggggcatcatcatcttttcTGGGGCAATGTATGCGGCGGCGACGGCGGCATTGTACTGGGCGAGAGgcgtggctgctggttgGGGGCCCAAGGTGATTTTCTAG